One window from the genome of Oryza glaberrima chromosome 3, OglaRS2, whole genome shotgun sequence encodes:
- the LOC127767921 gene encoding protein HLB1-like, protein MEDSARPTPADSGELPNGAGMAEDAVVAPDAGEAPEEGEESGIANDSETNAALGAEGEPSRPLTMRELLGELKDSGEPSSGRSTLSEGNGIGSAGAERASQDSLQFSSHHDVAMDLINSVTGVDEEGRSRQRILSFAAKRYVSAIERNPEDPDAYYNWALVLQESADNVDPDSSSSKDSLLEEACKKYAEATRLCPTLYDAYYNWAIAIADRAKMRGRTKEAEELWKQAIMNYDKAVQLNWNSPQALNNWGLGLQELSAIVPARDKQTIIKTAISKFRYAIQLQFDFHRAIYNLGTVLYGLAEDTMRSAGPDVSPNDLYSQSAIYVAAAHALKPNYSVYRSALRLVRSMLPLPYLKAGYLTAPPADNTIAPHKHWERSEFVLNHEGLQQVDASESPSSKPLGHMGRSKKYIKVAVEDIVSVSACSDLTLPPGAGLCIETIHGPLFLVADTWESLDGWLDAIRLVYTIFARGKSDVLAGIITG, encoded by the exons ATGGAGGATTCCGCGCGGCCGACGCCCGCTGACTCCGGGGAGCTCCCCAACGGCGCGGGGATGGCGGAGGATGCGGTGGTGGCGCCCGACGCGGGGGAGGctccggaggagggggaggaatcGGGAATTGCGAACGATTCGGAGACGAACGCGGCTCTGGGCGCAGAGGGCGAGCCCTCGCGGCCGCTCACCATGCGGGAGCTGCTTGGGGAGCTCAAGGACAGCGGGGAGCCCTCGTCGGGGAGATCCACGCTTTCGGAGGGCAATGGGATCGGATCTGCCGGTGCGGAGCGCGCCAG CCAGGACAGCCTACAGTTCTCATCCCATCATGATGTTGCCATGGACTTGATAAATAGTGTCACTGGAGTTGACGAGGAAGGTCGTTCTCGTCAACGCATTCTTTCCTTTGCTGCCAAAAG ATATGTTAGTGCCATCGAAAGAAATCCGGAAGATCCAGATGCATACTATAATTGGGCCCTAGTCCTCCAG GAAAGTGCAGATAATGTGGATCCTGATTCTAGTTCTTCAAAAGATTCATTACTCGAGGAGGCTTGCAAAAAGTACGCTGAAGCTACACGACTCTGCCCAACGCTATATGAT GCATATTACAACTGGGCTATTGCTATTGCTGATCGAGCCAAAATGCGTGGACGTACCAAAGAGGCTGAAGAACTCTGGAAGCAG GCTATAATGAATTATGACAAGGCAGTCCAGTTAAATTGGAACAGCCCCCAG GCCCTCAACAACTGGGGTTTGGGACTACAG GAGCTGAGCGCAATTGTTCCAGCCCGAGATAAACAAACAATCATAAAAACAGCTATAAGCAAG TTTCGATATGCAATCCAGTTGCAATTTGATTTCCACCGGGCTATTTACAATCTTGGAACTGTCCTG TATGGGTTAGCAGAGGATACAATGAGGTCTGCAGGTCCAGATGTCTCTCCAAATGACTTGTACAGTCAGTCCGCCATTTATGTCGCAGCTGCTCATGCATTGAAGCCAAATTATTCA GTTTATCGCAGTGCTCTACGTCTGGTTCGATCAATG CTACCTTTACCATATCTAAAAGCTGGGTATCTAACTGCTCCTCCAGCAGACAACACCATTGCACCACATAAACATTGGGAAAGGTCAGAATTTGTCTTAAACCATGAGGGACTCCAGCAG GTCGATGCCTCTGAAAGCCCTTCTAGCAAACCCCTTGGACATATGGGGAGaagcaaaaaatatattaaagtaGCTGTTGAAGATATCGTTTCAGTGTCTGCATGCTCCGATCTAACACTGCCACCTGGTGCTGGCCTTTGTATAGAAACAATTCACGGGCCTTTGTTCTTG GTTGCTGATACCTGGGAGTCTCTTGATGGTTGGTTAGATGCTATACGCTTAGTGTACACCATATTTGCACGAGGAAAAAGTGATGTATTGGCAGGTATCATTACTGGTTGA
- the LOC127767480 gene encoding heat shock 70 kDa protein, mitochondrial isoform X1 encodes MICALPFLGICGTDQHRGAVEIMLTANVQSKCAASVCSRWAGFARTFSAKATGNEVIGIDLGTTNSCVSVMEGKNPKVIENSEGTRTTPSVVAFNQKGELLVGTPAKRQAVTNPQNTFFGTKRLIGRRFDDPQTQKEMKMVPYKIVKAPNGDAWLETTDGKQYSPSQIGAFVLTKMKETAESYLGKSVSKAVITVPAYFNDAQRQATKDAGRIAGLDVQRIINEPTAAALSYGTNNKEGLIAVFDLGGGTFDVSILEISNGVFEVKATNGDTFLGGEDFDNTLLEFLVSEFKRTEGIDLSKDRLALQRLREAAEKAKIELSSTAQTEINLPFITADSSGAKHLNITLTRSKFESLVNSLIERTRDPCKSCLKDAGITTKDVDEVLLVGGMTRVPKVQEVVSEIFGKAPSKGVNPDEAVAMGAAIQGGILRGDVKDLLLLDVTPLSLGIETLGGIFTRLINRNTTVPTKKSQVFSTAADNQTQVGIKVLQGEREMAADNKLLGEFDLVGIPPAPRGMPQIEVTFDIDANGIVTVSAKDKATGKEQQITIRSSGGLSEAEIQKMVHEAELHSQKDQERKALIDIRNTADTTIYSIEKSLGEYRDKIPAEVASEIETAIADLRNEMASDDIEKIKSKIEAANKAVSKIGQHMSGGGSGGSQAGSQGGGDQAPEAEYEEVKK; translated from the exons ATGATATGTGCACTACCATTCTTAGGCATCTGTGGAACAGATCAGCATCGAGGAGCAGTGGAGATAATG TTGACCGCGAACGTCCAGTCAAAGTGTGCCGCAAGTGTGTGTTCAAGATGGGCTGGTTTTGCAAGAACTTTCAG TGCAAAAGCAACTGGAAATGAGGTTATTGGAATTGATTTAGGAACAACTAACTCATGTGTTTCAGTTATGGAAGGAAAG AACCCAAAAGTAATAGAGAATTCAGAAGGAACCAGGACAACGCCGTCAGTAGTTGCTTTCAATCAGAAGGGAGAGCTACTTGTTGGAACACCAGCCAAGCGTCAAGCAGTGACCAACCCACAGAACACTTTCTTTGGTACAAAGCGTCTGATAGGGCGGCGCTTTGATGACCCGCAAACTCAGAAAGAGATGAAAATGGTACCATATAAAATTGTGAAGGCTCCGAATGGTGATGCTTGGCTAGAGACAACAGATGGCAAGCAGTACTCACCAAGCCAGATTGGTGCCTTTGTTTTGACCAAGATGAAGGAGACAGCTGAATCTTACCTTGGAAAATCTGTTTCCAAGGCTGTGATTACTGTTCCAGCTTATTTCAATGATGCTCAGCGTCAGGCTACCAAGGATGCTGGTCGCATCGCTGGACTTGATGTCCAAAGAATCATCAATGAACCCACTGCTGCTGCTCTGTCTTATGGAACAAACAACAAGGAGGGTTTGATCGCTGTGTTTGACCTTGGAGGAGGAACATTTGATGTGTCCATTCTAGAAATATCCAATGGAGTTTTTGAG GTCAAAGCAACAAATGGTGACACTTTTCTGGGTGGAGAAGACTTTGATAATACTCTTTTGGAGTTTTTAGTAAGTGAGTTCAAAAGAACTGAAGGTATTGATCTGTCAAAAGACAGACTGGCTCTGCAGAGGCTACGCGAAGCAGCTGAGAAAGCAAAAATTGAACTCTCATCAACAGCCCAGACCGAGATTAATCTTCCATTCATCACAGCTGATTCCTCTGGAGCAAAGCATCTAAATATCACATTGACAAGATCGAAGTTTGAAAGTTTGGTGAATAGTCTGATTGAGAGGACTAGAGACCCATGCAAGAGCTGCTTGAAGGATGCTGGTATAACTACTAAAGATGTTGATGAGGTCCTTCTTGTTGGTGGCATGACAAGGGTTCCAAAAGTGCAGGAAGTTGTTTCTGAAATCTTTGGTAAGGCCCCTAGCAAAGGAGTCAACCCAGATGAAGCTGTGGCCATGGGTGCTGCTATTCAGGGCGGCATTCTCCGTGGAGATGTAAAGGATCTTCTCCTCCTTGATGTAACCCCTCTATCGCTTGGTATCGAGACTCTTGGTGGTATCTTCACCAGACTAATCAACAGGAACACTACAGTCCCCACGAAGAAAAGTCAG GTGTTCTCAACTGCTGCTGACAACCAGACGCAAGTGGGTATTAAGGTGTTGCAAGGTGAGCGTGAGATGGCAGCAGACAACAAACTTCTTGGTGAGTTTGACCTTGTTGGCATTCCACCAGCGCCAAGAGGTATGCCACAGATTGAGGTCACATTCGACATCGATGCCAATGGAATCGTGACGGTCTCAGCAAAGGATAAGGCAACTGGAAAGGAGCAGCAGATCACAATTCGATCCTCTGGTGGGCTTTCTGAGGCTGAGATCCAGAAGATGGTCCATGAGGCTGAGCTGCACTCCCAGAAGGATCAAGAACGGAAAGCCCTCATCGACATCAGAAACACCGCAGACACAACCATCTACAGCATAGAGAAAAGTCTGGGTGAGTACAGGGACAAGATACCTGCAGAGGTTGCCTCCGAGATCGAGACGGCGATTGCCGATCTCCGCAATGAGATGGCCTCGGATGACATTGAGAAGATAAAGAGCAAGATCGAAGCGGCCAACAAGGCTGTCTCAAAGATTGGGCAACACATGTCTGGTGGTGGGTCTGGTGGCTCGCAAGCAGGATCACAGGGCGGAGGTGACCAGGCTCCTGAGGCTGAGTATGAGGAGGTCAAGAAGTGA
- the LOC127767480 gene encoding heat shock 70 kDa protein, mitochondrial isoform X2 produces MAASLLLRAVRRRDLASPLGTLTANVQSKCAASVCSRWAGFARTFSAKATGNEVIGIDLGTTNSCVSVMEGKNPKVIENSEGTRTTPSVVAFNQKGELLVGTPAKRQAVTNPQNTFFGTKRLIGRRFDDPQTQKEMKMVPYKIVKAPNGDAWLETTDGKQYSPSQIGAFVLTKMKETAESYLGKSVSKAVITVPAYFNDAQRQATKDAGRIAGLDVQRIINEPTAAALSYGTNNKEGLIAVFDLGGGTFDVSILEISNGVFEVKATNGDTFLGGEDFDNTLLEFLVSEFKRTEGIDLSKDRLALQRLREAAEKAKIELSSTAQTEINLPFITADSSGAKHLNITLTRSKFESLVNSLIERTRDPCKSCLKDAGITTKDVDEVLLVGGMTRVPKVQEVVSEIFGKAPSKGVNPDEAVAMGAAIQGGILRGDVKDLLLLDVTPLSLGIETLGGIFTRLINRNTTVPTKKSQVFSTAADNQTQVGIKVLQGEREMAADNKLLGEFDLVGIPPAPRGMPQIEVTFDIDANGIVTVSAKDKATGKEQQITIRSSGGLSEAEIQKMVHEAELHSQKDQERKALIDIRNTADTTIYSIEKSLGEYRDKIPAEVASEIETAIADLRNEMASDDIEKIKSKIEAANKAVSKIGQHMSGGGSGGSQAGSQGGGDQAPEAEYEEVKK; encoded by the exons ATGGCGGCGTCGCTGCTTCTCCGCGCCGTGCGCCGGCGAGACCTCGCGTCTCCTCTCGGGACC TTGACCGCGAACGTCCAGTCAAAGTGTGCCGCAAGTGTGTGTTCAAGATGGGCTGGTTTTGCAAGAACTTTCAG TGCAAAAGCAACTGGAAATGAGGTTATTGGAATTGATTTAGGAACAACTAACTCATGTGTTTCAGTTATGGAAGGAAAG AACCCAAAAGTAATAGAGAATTCAGAAGGAACCAGGACAACGCCGTCAGTAGTTGCTTTCAATCAGAAGGGAGAGCTACTTGTTGGAACACCAGCCAAGCGTCAAGCAGTGACCAACCCACAGAACACTTTCTTTGGTACAAAGCGTCTGATAGGGCGGCGCTTTGATGACCCGCAAACTCAGAAAGAGATGAAAATGGTACCATATAAAATTGTGAAGGCTCCGAATGGTGATGCTTGGCTAGAGACAACAGATGGCAAGCAGTACTCACCAAGCCAGATTGGTGCCTTTGTTTTGACCAAGATGAAGGAGACAGCTGAATCTTACCTTGGAAAATCTGTTTCCAAGGCTGTGATTACTGTTCCAGCTTATTTCAATGATGCTCAGCGTCAGGCTACCAAGGATGCTGGTCGCATCGCTGGACTTGATGTCCAAAGAATCATCAATGAACCCACTGCTGCTGCTCTGTCTTATGGAACAAACAACAAGGAGGGTTTGATCGCTGTGTTTGACCTTGGAGGAGGAACATTTGATGTGTCCATTCTAGAAATATCCAATGGAGTTTTTGAG GTCAAAGCAACAAATGGTGACACTTTTCTGGGTGGAGAAGACTTTGATAATACTCTTTTGGAGTTTTTAGTAAGTGAGTTCAAAAGAACTGAAGGTATTGATCTGTCAAAAGACAGACTGGCTCTGCAGAGGCTACGCGAAGCAGCTGAGAAAGCAAAAATTGAACTCTCATCAACAGCCCAGACCGAGATTAATCTTCCATTCATCACAGCTGATTCCTCTGGAGCAAAGCATCTAAATATCACATTGACAAGATCGAAGTTTGAAAGTTTGGTGAATAGTCTGATTGAGAGGACTAGAGACCCATGCAAGAGCTGCTTGAAGGATGCTGGTATAACTACTAAAGATGTTGATGAGGTCCTTCTTGTTGGTGGCATGACAAGGGTTCCAAAAGTGCAGGAAGTTGTTTCTGAAATCTTTGGTAAGGCCCCTAGCAAAGGAGTCAACCCAGATGAAGCTGTGGCCATGGGTGCTGCTATTCAGGGCGGCATTCTCCGTGGAGATGTAAAGGATCTTCTCCTCCTTGATGTAACCCCTCTATCGCTTGGTATCGAGACTCTTGGTGGTATCTTCACCAGACTAATCAACAGGAACACTACAGTCCCCACGAAGAAAAGTCAG GTGTTCTCAACTGCTGCTGACAACCAGACGCAAGTGGGTATTAAGGTGTTGCAAGGTGAGCGTGAGATGGCAGCAGACAACAAACTTCTTGGTGAGTTTGACCTTGTTGGCATTCCACCAGCGCCAAGAGGTATGCCACAGATTGAGGTCACATTCGACATCGATGCCAATGGAATCGTGACGGTCTCAGCAAAGGATAAGGCAACTGGAAAGGAGCAGCAGATCACAATTCGATCCTCTGGTGGGCTTTCTGAGGCTGAGATCCAGAAGATGGTCCATGAGGCTGAGCTGCACTCCCAGAAGGATCAAGAACGGAAAGCCCTCATCGACATCAGAAACACCGCAGACACAACCATCTACAGCATAGAGAAAAGTCTGGGTGAGTACAGGGACAAGATACCTGCAGAGGTTGCCTCCGAGATCGAGACGGCGATTGCCGATCTCCGCAATGAGATGGCCTCGGATGACATTGAGAAGATAAAGAGCAAGATCGAAGCGGCCAACAAGGCTGTCTCAAAGATTGGGCAACACATGTCTGGTGGTGGGTCTGGTGGCTCGCAAGCAGGATCACAGGGCGGAGGTGACCAGGCTCCTGAGGCTGAGTATGAGGAGGTCAAGAAGTGA